A genome region from Salvia splendens isolate huo1 chromosome 19, SspV2, whole genome shotgun sequence includes the following:
- the LOC121778898 gene encoding serine/threonine-protein phosphatase 7 long form homolog codes for MSRYGPEDPSVLHYQHSHISRKAWAGQETTSFNIRRFEGHFWEIDNHHRRVIDYVCRFGLGGVLFCGKALDVDHALITALVERWRPETHTFHLPVGETTITLQDVQVLWALRVDGVPFTGNGFCETGWRGLCEELLGFYPLQSEMKEKGILASALIHRMTIEPLGDGLEDEAYIKRARMIVLVLLGGLILPDGSGCKIPLMWLTQLRDVEAASMISWASVALGTLYHNLCEASMGKRTDIGGPTVLLQLWAWERMPTLRPDFVAARGLAHI; via the exons aTGTCGCGATATGGACCAGAAGATCCTTCTGTTTTGCATTATCAGCACAGTCATATATCACGCAAGGCGTGGGCAGGCCAAGAAACAACCTCGTTCAATATTCGGCGCTTTGAGGGACATTTCTGGGAAATCGATAATCATCACAGACGCGTGATTGATTATGTTTGTAGATTTGGTTTAGGTGGAGTTCTTTTCTGTGGTAAGGCTCTGGATGTAGATCATGCGTTGATCACAGCTTTGGTTgagcgttggaggccagagacacaTACATTCCATCTTCCCGTAGGGGAAACTACCATTACATTACAAGACGTTCAAGTATTATGGGCTTTACGTGTAGATGGAGTACCCTTTACAGGAAATGGGTTTTGTGAAACTGGGTGGAGGGGTTTATGTGAAGAGCTCTTAGGCTTCTATCCCCTTCAAAGCGAGATGAAGGAAAAAGGTATCTTGGCATCCGCGCTAATACATAGGATGACGATTGAACCGTTAGGAGATGGTCTCGAAGACGAAGCCTACATTAAACGGGCACGTATGATTGTGCTTGTGCTATTGGGAGGGTTGATCTTACCCGACGGCTCAGGGTGTAAGATACCTCTCATGTGGTTGACCCAACTTCGAGACGTAGAGGCTGCCTCTATGATTAGTTGGGCGAGTGTTGCGCTTGGTACATTATACCATAATCTCTGTGAGGCGTCTATGGGCAAACGGACAGACATTGGAGGTCCGACAGTGCTCCTACAACTTTGGGCGTGGGAGAGAATGCCCACTTTGAGACCGGATTTTGTAGCGGCAC GTGGACTGGCTCATATATGA
- the LOC121778899 gene encoding uncharacterized protein LOC121778899 gives MICEKIGIELDAHTIDLTWRHPVVFSGVVNYIATPVDANLLEYMFAENPSQIELFIEYTLVTTALQFEPPITHHDVGTSRRDCYPSFDVGTSRRDDEYHSFEFNTSGREVEKPLDVPNVTCDGYDGSDGSDNCDGSDGSDNCDGADNVDGADGSDCDGSDGSQPSDLDYSAESCEDSTDDETLDMMVENYVPPFVRGEQPVPNYVPEGLPFFRSLPCEGSRGYFSEDHGLVEEDMWYWDEDNPRHIDVGTKFDSKLQLKTAITLWHVGTGRMYEVMDSHSRRWHAVCRDPFGPKRRGRDLGQRYPCNWEVKATFKKRDGSWSINSWVDRHCCMGDHDPSEHVNLTSSMTALCIRSQIENDAGFKPSAVRTYIQDKFHVKISYKKAWYSRRKAIELVYGGWEGSFRQLPSYLTELQTQNPGTIVEWLHDPVLSQGNTKAFRYVFWAFGPAIEAFQVAKPVLSVDGTHLRGRLKGKLLVAVGYDANKNCLSVAFAIVDEETNKSWSWFLNLVRVHIIKNDQEVCIISDKHQGIINAMKADVWKETPVGYHRFCLIHVRSNVLQRHKGPGVKKWVWIMGEVIEERRYWTARRELEKVSPEALRYLETTIDRSQWTMAHDEFRRWGETSTNMAECYNNVLLAARELPIRAIIDSPTNHVRHRSPTVVHIEAGVW, from the coding sequence atgatatgtgaaaaaattggaattgagTTGGATGCACATACGATTGATTTAACATGGAGGCATCCTGTGGTTTTTAGTGGAGTGGTGAATTATATAGCTACACCAGTGGATGCtaatttgttggagtatatgtttgctgaaaatccaagtcaaattgaactttttattgaatatactcTTGTTACCACTGCGTTGCAATTTGAACCACCTATCACTCATCATGATGTTGGAACGTCTAGGAGGGATTGTTATCCTAGTTTTGATGTCGGGACATCTAGAAGGGATGATGAATATCATAGCTTTGAATTCAACACATCTGGGAGGGAGGTTGAGAAACCACTAGATGTACCAAATGTGACATGTGATGGttatgatggttcagatggttcagataattgtgatggttcagatggttctgataattgtgatggtgCAGATAATGTTGATGGTGCAGATGGCTCTGATTGTGATGGTTCCGATGGTTCTCAACCAAGTGATCTTGATTATAGTGCAGAATCATGTGAAGATTCTACAGACGATGAGACACTTGATATGATGGTTGAGAATTATGTACCACCATTTGTTCGTGGGGAGCAACCTGTTCCCAACTATGTGCCTGAAGGGTTACCATTTTTTCGATCATTACCATGTGAAGGCAGCCGAGGTTACTTTTCAGAAGACCATGGATTGGTTGAAGAAGATATGTGGTATTGGGATGAGGATAATCCGAGACACATAGAtgtgggaacaaaatttgatagcaaattgCAGTTGAAAACTGCTATCACATTATGGCATGTGGGAACAGGTCGGATGTATGAGGTTATGGATAGTCATTCAagaagatggcatgcagtttgtaggGACCCATTTGGTCCGAAAAGAAGAGGCAGGGACCTTGGGCAACGCTACCCATGTAATTGGGAGGTTAAAGCAACGTTTAAGAAACGTGATGGTAGCTGGTCTATCAACTCATGGGTTGATCGTCATTGCTGTATGGGAGATCACGATCCAAGTGAACATGTTAATCTTACATCATCCATGACTGCTCTCTGTATTCGAAGCCAAATTGAAAACGATGCTGGATTCAAGCCTTCTGCAGTACGTACatatatccaagataaatttcACGTGAAAATCagctacaagaaagcatggtactCTCGCAGAAAagctattgagcttgtatatggtGGGTGGGAGGGATCCTTCAGACAACTCCCCAGCTACCTGACTGAGTTGCAAACTCAAAATCCGGGGACAATCGTTGAGTGGTTGCATGACCCTGTACTGAGTCAAGGTAATACAAAGGCGTTCCGCTACGTATTTTGGGCATTTGGGccagcaatagaggcgttccaAGTAGCAAAGCCGGTCTTATCAGTTGATGGGACTCACCTGCGTGGAAGATTGAAAGGTAAATTACTTGTTGCAGTAGGTTACGATGCAAATAAGAACTGTTTGTCAGTTGCTTTTGctattgttgatgaagaaacaaACAAGAGTTGGAGTTGGTTTTTGAATCTTGTGAGAGTGCATATTATAAAGAATGACCAGGAAGTGTGCATAATAAGTGACAAACATCAAGGCATTATAAATGCCATGAAGGCTGATGTGTGGAAAGAGACCCCAGTTGGTTATCATCGATTCTGTTTAATTCACGTTAGATCGAATGTGTTACAAAGACACAAAGGCCCCGGAGTGAAGAAATGGGTATGGATAATGGGTGAAGTAATTGAGGAGCGGAGATATTGGACTGCAAGGCGTGAATTAGAAAAAGTGAGTCCAGAAGCTCTGAGGTACCTCGAAACTACCATAGATAGATCGCAGTGGACTATGGCACACGATGAATTTCGTCGATGGGGTGAGACATCTACTAACATGGCCGAGTGTTATAATAATGTGTTGTTAGCTGCGAGGGAACTCCCAATTAGAGCTATCATTGATAGCCCAACAAACCATGTACGTCACAGATCTCCAACTGTTGTTCATATCGAGGCAGGAGTCTGGTAA